In Phalacrocorax carbo chromosome 1, bPhaCar2.1, whole genome shotgun sequence, the genomic stretch AACAGCACATCACTTTCCTCCTTCGTAATACATTACTGTCATTGTAGGTTATACTGCTGTGTAAATGCAGTAGTAATGCTATCAAAATTAAGTAGCTCTATAGTACAATAAGCATTGTTCCTCAGATTTCTTCTTGGGTGATCTGACATTTCACAGTAGGCGAATACATCCAAGAGCTATGCATTTGTGCTACTCACAAGATGTCATCTTGCAGGACTCTTCCAAATGTTAACTGAGACAGCAGGTCCAGTTGGGACCTTATGATAATTTTGAAAGCCAATGTTATCAAGAAACTGTGGTATTGGGAGAGTTCAGCATTATCCATCAAAACATCATTAAACGTGCAGAATTAGCCAAGTGAAGGCTGGCTTCACACAACAGCTGAACTGTTTAGAGGTAGCAGTGTAGAGGTAGCAGTTTAGAGGTAGTAGCATTGCAAGTctgtattttaagtgtttaaaaCCATACTCTTGCCAATTTGTTGATGTTATTGCCCACAAGCTGTGGAAATCCAACAGGTAAGTGAACCATAGAggatttgctgctgttttcccacCACAGGGCACTCTATTATAATCTCTTAAGCTTAATTTAGCTCCAACTTGGAACATATCTAAGTATTGCCTTCTTACCATATAGTTTGATAAGGAATCAAATGTAATTTGTGctgcagtttttttccccctccaagaaaagcttgaaaaaccTCACACTAAAAACCTAGTGCCATGAAAGGCAAAAACAAACGAGTTTGTTGCCGGGACACACCACAGACAAAACTGCACGTAAATATTGGTAAGAAAAGAATCAAACTTGAGACCTTACCTTTTGTGTTTCACTGTCTTCAGCATCAGCATCCACCTCCTCTTCATCTTGCTCTGCCTCTTCAGCTGCATCTTCAGGCTCTTCAGGTTCCTCCTCCACCTGCAGGAAGGTCACAAACAATTTGCATTATTTACTTAGGATGTTTACTAATTGTGGACTAGCTAAATACAGGCTATGGAAGTATTCACCATCAGTTCTTAACATGTGCCCCAAGCTACCTGAAGGAGAAAGCCAAGTTCTGTTTAGCATTGACACACTATCATGCCTCCTCTGGCAAGATATCTAGTATAAGCTCTTGCACAGCATTATGACAGCCTGTATTATTTATACCTACTTataaatttctcattttatgaGACGGGCAAACATGCCTTTGGCCCCTAATTCACTCCCACAGAACCATTGCTTAGTTAAGGACACGACAATATTTGAGAATTGTAACAGAAGAGCAGAATCCCAAGCAACTGGAAAGAAGAGTGGAAGGGAGGACGTGAGTGTGATGTACAGACTCATCAGTTTCCCACCCAGGTACTTGAATTGGGTCCTGGTGAACCACCGAAGCGTAGAAAGCTGgacatatttcattttatgtgaGACTATCAAGTATCTGCTTTCTAAAATGTGTCATGAGTAAGTCAATTATCAGCCCCAAGTCAAAGGCAAACTAACCTTTGCATCCAGGTCAATGTTTAAACTTAAACGAAGCATTCTTTCTATTCTGTCTCCATATTCCTTAGTGTCTGGTAACATGTATCCTGATCTCAAAGTTGCAGTTTCAAACAACACCACCGCAAGATCTGAAACTGTTTTGTCATCTTCATTTTCCTAATGTGGaggagcattaaaaaaaccaaacacataaTTGTTAACTAGGTTGCATGCAGCCAAGTAGTCAATGTTTCACTACTGTTATTTGTTTTACCTTGACTCGTCTCAGCATGTCCTTGATCAGTGGATGCCTGGGGTTAATTTCAAATGTCTTCTTTTGGCTAGCATAGTAACTGAAAAGAATGGAAGTTACATCACTAAGTTTTGAAGTATAGGACCCAGCTGTATCTTTAAAACTCATGAATATTGATTACAGCCACAGTAACAAGCATagtcctcccccagccccactttACTACTAGCTTAACTCTAAAGAGCGTTCAAGTTAGTAAGTCAGTTCATCTTCTCTTGTCACCAAATGTCAGGTAGTAAATGCCATGGTAAATCTTGCTCACCAGACACTTTTACATACTGGGCTTTGAAATAACAATTAGGACTGCAACTTGGTTATAAATGACCTTAAATTTGAAGGATCGTCTGAACCAGATGGAAGCTTGGTGTGCCCACATTGATCAATTTTGTGTCTGCTGCTACATAACTGAAAGCTTACTTTGTGGATATATCCTTCCCAGTTTGGTAAGCTTGAGCCTTCATGATTCTTTCCATGTTACCAGACCATCCATACTGACTAGCCACAAGAGCACATGGAGACTGCGTTAAACGTTGAGATAGCACAGCTTTTTCAATCTGCAGAAAAAACAGCCTTAATGTTAGTTCACAGAGCTAATACCTTATACAGGGACTAAAGTAAATAACACTGATATTTCCTGTTACTTCAATATTTTCTGAAGGCTCTAAGATGAAATTCTAACTCATTATCTTGCTGaaataaaggtattaaacaacATGTTTATTTGTCCATATAAAGACAGAGAGGCTATGTCAAATCTACGTGCAAACATCTTCAGGGTGTGTTGCAGCAAGTACAACAGCATTTACAAATAAGCATTACATATAGCACAACCTTTTACCTTGTCTTTTAGAGCTTTGTCTTTCATCCAGTTTAAGAGTGGTTCGAATTCCTTTTCCAGGGCTTCCCGACTCTCCTTAGACTTTTCACTTTCTTCAAACTTAACTCCTTCTTTTGCTACATTCTGAAACCTCTTGCCATCAAACTCTGGCAGAGCCTGAATACAGTATTCGTCTACAGGTTCAGTCAGATAGATCACTTCATAGCCCTTTTTCAGAAGGCGCTCAACAAATGGTGAGGACTCAGCCTAAGATGACAAAAGATGAGATGCCAGTTTAATTGCGTTGGTACCAGCAGCTACTGAAACCTGTACAACTATTTGACAAAAGCGCTGGGACTATGGAAACTGAACTGCAGTAGTAACATAAGCATGGACTCTCCACATTTACAGCAAACAGTTCACAATGTTTATGGTACTATAACTAGGAGCTGTAGTCTTTTGACTCTTCCCTTCACACTCACATACCTCCTTTCTGCTGGCACCTGccatgaaataaattttgtcttgcttctctttcattctttcaaCGTACTGGTCAAGGCTTGTAAGGTTACTTTCATGATGAGAAGACTGGAAGCGAAGAAGTTTAGCCAGGCGTGTACGGTTGGAGTGATCCTCAATAACTCCAAGCTTTACATTAGTACCAAACTCTTTCCAGAATGTGtcattgtatttttcttctgcaattttCTTGATCATATCAAGAGTTTTGCGAACAAGTTTCTTTCTGATCACCTAAAAAAGCAGCAATACCAAGTTATAATAATAAGCACTTTGAAGAACCCTCAGTTCAACCCCAGTGCAAAGGATAGATTCAGGACTCTTTAGTGTCCCTGGTTTGAAGTGAAGGCAGGTAGTTTGAAAACAGCAATGCACGGTCTTCCTGCACTAATTTCACACTCCTTACACAAGGTAAAATTAATCAAGctgttttaattctgtatcTTGCTACTGTCATGTGTTTACAATGAAGGAATTTAAGATTAGCTTACCTTTAACAATTTATGCTGCTGAAGTGTTTCACGAGATACATTCAAAGGAAGATCATCAGAATCCACCTGATCAAGAAAGAAACTTCTTAAGTAACTAGCTAACAGCATTTGAAGATTAAAATCAAATGCAAGTAAGGCTTAAAATACTTACAACACCCTTAACGAAGTTAAGATATTTGGGCATCATGTCATGGAAGTCATCAGTGATGAACACTCTTCGAACATACAGCTGAATtacaagaggaaacagcagcCAGGTtacatttggttttggtttttttttttttagatactGAAACCATACCCATACACTTGCTTGTCCTACCTTAATGAAATCACTTTTTTTGGATCCATATTCATCAAACAGGCCACGTGGAGCAGAGTTAGGAACAAATAAGATAGATTTGAAAGttacttctccttcagcagtgaAGTGGATGTAAGCCATTGGGTCATCATGTTCCTGTGGAGAGAGAACTCTTAATTGACATGGAGGAAATATTGGTGAGTTAATGTATTTCCAATAACACGAGTTTGCCAAACAAGTACAATTTTACGATTAAACTGTCTAACCATGTTTTGTAAGAATTTATTATGGAGACAAAAGTCCCAGATTCAGCTGGGTTACTCCCACAAAAGTAACCTTCCTTGATATATACTagttttgttggtggtggttttaaactttttttttaaagccaaccACCAAAAAGTTACCAACAGAACAGTAATCAATACAGTATCATCACAGCAAAGAGACTCCCAAATAACACATTATGCTGTATTACACATGAGGACAATGTTGTTTCCAGAAAGCTGGATCTTTCTCTTTCCTACACCATGTACAGCACAAGCACCACCACTCTCAGACTAAATAAAAATTTCCCTGACAACATTTAAACACATCAGTAAGCTCCATATGAACTAGAACATATCACTTCTCAAACCCAGGCCACTCAACACTTGGGTAGCAGCACcttctctctggaaaaaaaaaagattacctTCTGACTGAGATGCCATACCTCCTAGGCTCTCCACAATTTAGTCTATCTACTGACAGCAATTAATTCTTCAGAAATAACCCATCCTATAAACACTCAGTTTTATTTACAAAGCAAGAGATACCATAGCAAGCTTCTTGCTTTGGAACAACCTTGAGGCTCAGAGCTTACCTTGGAAAAGGTTTTGTAAAAAGCTTTGTATTCATCTTCTTCAACCTCTTTAGATGGTCTCTGCCAGATTGGTTTTATGTCATTCATGAGCTCCCAATCCCAGACAGTCTTTTCAACCTAGGCATGTAAACACCATAGTATAATAAAGACTCATTCTTTACTTCAGgttaagtcagttaaaagacacTCCACTGAGGCTAAGTCATGAAGTAGCACATGAAAAATACATGCTTGTTCtactttacaaaataaattatgcaaTGGCTTGGATAGTCTCATTCAGGTACACAAATCCGTGTAACACATGGCAAAAAAATGTAAGGGTACACTACAGTGTGCCCTGTGTACATTTACTCCTGTTCTACTGCCATTCTGAAAAAAGCCTTCCAGCAGAGAATACTAAATTTAAACTACCCAACAATGTCAGACCACTGAAGTCCACTACCATCTCAAGCCGTTCACTCAAATACTTATTAGTTCTGGGACCACTGCCTCACAAGGCTACTGTCAGTCATTTGCCCATTTCAACCAAGTCTGTTAGTTTACAGCCTTCTTACCCAGTAAGATGTCTTACTTAAACAGGATTGCTGTTTGAAAGCACACACACCCTACCAAAGTGCACTGCTAGACAACTACCCAAAAAATTGCGGACTATCTGGCATGAGTTACAAAACCCCAAGTCTGACAAAGCTTACCTTCTTagtttttggtttcttttcttcctcctcttcttcaacTGCAGCTTCATCAtcatctgtttcttctttctcctttgcttcctcctcctcttcaatGGGCTCTTCAACAGTCTCTGTCTAAAGAGACAATTGAAAGTGGGGACTTGGCACTACTTGGCTTCCTCCCAGGTTATCCTCTAGTATTCTTCTCCAATGGCTTAATCTCTCAAAGCACTAGTTGAATTTCCATTACTTGCTTATTGCAAGCATTTCTCTATAGATAGCTACGGGTTTTTTTAGttgcatttttcattaatacATGCTGCTTTCTTTCAATACACTGGGAGGTCACTAACCAAACTTAAGTTTTTCCATAGTTTTACACAAAATGCTAACCAGAGGCTTAGGTGAATTTAAGATAGCGCAACACCAAGAAAACATCAGAACAGGCCTAAAAGTTAAGATGCTGCCCTGTCTTCAAAGGGCATCTAACCACGGCTCTGCTTGAGAGCCTACCAAAGCCTCCAGCTACTAAACAAAGCCAGTGGAAGAAAGAGCTTTCTCAGTAATTAGCGCAGTCTTGCTCTTCTGGTAAGGCTGAGTCAGAATAAAACCAAGTTCCTTAAAATTTTATGACCCTAACACCACACTAACTTTTGGAGAGCAAGTTAACTAGTAAAATACTAAGAGTCAGGAATGGAAGAATTTTAGAAGTTAGACAAGTAGAAGTTCTATAGTATGCCTTCATCCTTTCAGAAAGATCTGGCCAGACAGTTTTCACAACTGAAGCTCATACTGTGCAGTACTCAGTTAAATATACTCACCTTGCTGCTCCACACATATATGGGGAAGTTTATGAACTGTGAGTATTTCTTTACTAGATTTTTAACAGTATCCAGCTCAAGATAATCAGATGCTTCCTCCTTCAAGACAAGgctaaaaccaaacaaagaacagaaaaccttCAATCAAAGCACTtgacaagtattttaaaatagttttacagAAGATTCATTTTCCTACTGTTGCAACTATAGCAATTTGAATTTACACAAGTAAGCTTATTAGTTCAGCTGCAAACCTCTCAAAAAGCTCTATTCGAAGTACTGAGATGAACCTTCTCAGAGTGCCTTCTTCAGGAAGAAGTCCTCTAAACCCagattaaataatttatctgcTCATGAAAGCGATGAAAATAGCTGTGTGATTTGCATCAGACCAGTTTCACTGGTATATGAACAGCAACCAGTTTCCAAGAGGAAACTCTGCAGCCCTGTATAGGTTTTTATGAGCCACAACTGTGTTGAGAAACAGAATGAGTTTGCAGGCAGCTGAACTGTCTGGAATTACTTGCCAGCAGATAGAAAACTGTAGCATCTTGACAACTTAGTTCACCTAATGGCATGTAAGCAACGTACATTATCACTCCACATTTATTCTGGATGCAGTTAATAGTTTGTGTGTTTCTATTAAACTGAGAAAAGCTGCATCACAAGAACCAAACAAACACGAGTCAAAGCTAAAGTCATCCGCATATTGCAATGAGCAAAGTGTACCCAcacaacttttcttttaaatccaaAGGAACTTAATGCTTACGTTATGGTTGTGCCACGTCCTAAAGTGTTTCCTCTTGGGTCATTAATCACAGAAAATTCATTTGAATCTGACTCCCAGATATGCTGAGTATCATTGTTGTGTTTTGATGTGACAATAACTCTGTCTGCTACtaagaaagcagaataaaagccAACGCCAAACTGGCCAATTAACTCAGATGTTGACTGGCTATCATCCTGCATTTCAGTCATCTTGTTTAAGAATTCACTTGTACCAGACTTCGCAATGGTACCCAGGTTTTTAACTAACTCCTCTTTTGTCATGCCAATACCCGTGTCTGTAACGTGAAGCATGTTCTTCTCTTTATCAcactgaaagaaagagaaagatgcaGTTTGACTTCATTTTGAATCTTAATAATCCTAATGCCACAGAAAAGTGCTAAGCAAAGTAGCAGCTATTCAAATTCAAACATGCCTGGCTACAATAAATCAAATTTGCAGAAACTACAGGAGTAACAAAGACCTACTTTCAAAGTATTTCAGTCCTTCAGTTATTCTTTATAGATTTAGAATTATATTTTCaccattgaaaaaaatattctttgatAACGTTAATTGTGAGGGTCCTTATGTGgcctttttgtgtttgcatcACTATAAAGCCAAAAAATTATGCTAAAATGCTGCAcgatcttttttgttttgcgctcctcccacccctcctccGTAAGAGGTGCCTGTACCTAATGCTCCTTACCTTGATTTTGACTGTAAGTTCCTCATTACCAGCAAGAGCATTTTCATCTGTTAAGGATATTAACCGTATCTTATCTAAAGCATCTGAAGCATTTGAAATAAGCTCCCTCAGGAAAATCTGAAATAGAAAACAGTAGTCAGGAACTCCAGAACACATGCAAACAGTTCTAATATGTTCTACTGATAAAGGCACTAacctctttatttttatacaaagaGTTGATGATAAGTTTCATCATCCTGTTCACTTCTGCTTGAAATGCAAACTTCTCAgatttttctctgatttctttGATCTGAGATGCATTTAGGCCATCTAGCTGGATAGCTTCTTCCTCTCTGTTAGGATAATGAAAACCTGTCAAGTAGTCTTGTCCGCATGTAGTATCACTAATTTTGTTGTCTAGCAACAGCTGTAATAATCTAGTTACAACAATAGTAATATTCTTAATCACTGGCACAACCTGGATGTTACATGATCAAATTAAGTATATGCTAGAGCCGCTATCCTCAGCTGTACTGTCTTAATCTAAATCTTGAGTGACAATCCATGGCTGCAAGTAAggcttttttccctaaaaagaAATTCAGGGAAGAGTACAGGTACATTAAAACCACTGTAATCCTCAGCATGTGCTACACTTCACAGGGGATGAGGCAGTTCATAGGCATAGAGCTATTTCATCAGTAGGCACTAAAATGACACCATTTACCATGTGCAGGAGTAAACCCCTATTAATTTAGTGGATTTTATGCCACTACTGATATGAGACAAAACCAAGTTGAATGTTTCTGAATCGCTTCTATTTAGAACGGAGCAGCCTTtcccagaaatattttaattctcgCCACTGACCAGATGTCCCTTCTTAACTGCATTCCCCCCTACTTCGGAGGGTTTAGGTGTTACTGATACTCTGagcattcaaaagcaaaataaaaccctaACGTTTCAAAAGTAACTTACCCAGAACCCCAGCTACTAACCTCTGAACAACTTCATCATCTGTTCGAGACCCTTCCCTGCTTTTACCCAAGTCATCTTCCACGGTTCCATCCACATCCACCTCATCAGCTCTAACCGTCActgggaaaacaagaaaaacgACGAGCTGAGCCTGAGCCCCTCTAAACGCCACCCGAGTTCTCCGCTTACCCCTCCCCACGGCTTTAGGCCCACTtctgtcccccccacccccaggaaaGTTCATCCCAACCGAAGGCATCAGAGATGGAGGAAGGGGCCGGACCCACCCTCCCCCCAGCCCGGACGGCGCATGAGCCGCGTTAAAGGCGCCGCCCCCCATTCCGCTCCTCGGGGAGCGAGGCCGGTAGCAGGCCGGGGGCcgcggggcagggggctgggccccgctcccccctgcctccctccgGCAGACCCGCACCGAGAGAAGTGGAGACGGGGGAGAGTGGTGGGCcgttccctcctctccccacctcccaaACGCCAAGGGCGCTACCTCGCTTCCCGTCAGCCTCTGCCCCCCTTCTCCTGGCAAAaaagggtgggtggggggggaaggcgCGGGGGTGGGGTGTTGTTGGCCGagaccccggcacccccccgcCAAGAAGCTTCTAGAAGCCCGCGGGCACTCACCGGCCAACAGCAGCGTGCACGCCAGAGCGAGCCCCCACAGCGACTTCATGGCGACGTGGGCTGTGGTCGCACAAGAGAACGGCACCCAGCGCCCCTGCCCCGCGCTCCCgagcccgccgccggccgcagTCCCCGCCCCACCGCCGAGCCTGCTGGAGCGGCCGCAGCCCTCCCCCTCCGCCTTATCAATCCGGGCcgacggggggcggggggagccgctCCGCCGCCGACCAATTGCAGCGTACCACGCCAAATAAACAGCCAATGGGAAGCATGGAAGGGAGGGGCCCGCGGATGTCGCCGCCAATCGTGGCTTTCCATGTGCGGTTTCCTGCGGACGGAGCGTGGCCGGCGCCGATTGGCCGAGTGGAGGAGCGCTCAGCCAATCGTTTCCGCGGACGGGTTTAACCGGCACGGCCTCTCgttaaattttaaagaataaaccCTTAACATTTAACGCCGCAGCCACGTGGGCCGCAGCCGCTGCAGCCGCGTCCAGGAGCGATAAGGACAAGCTCCACATGGGACGCCGGCTCCGACCGCTTCCGGGGGCACCCGGCATGTTTACCGGGGAGACGGTTGCTATGGCAACGGGCGTTTCCGGTCGTGGCGCCCcgctgcagcccagggtaccAAAGAGAAGCCAAAAGTTACGGTAGGGCGACCATAAACAGCGGGGCCGAGCGGCGTGAGCAGCCCAAGGCTCGGGGCGGCGCTGACAGGTCCTTCCCCTACTGCTCCGCTGGTTGGGGGggtccctccccctccccgccgccccctacggcgggcggggggcgcgaGTCCGGAGGCTGGCACGTGCGCCACGTTGCCGCGTtgcatgccgggagctgtagtccgtGCCGGCGAGGCAGAGGGCGCCCCctgccgccgcggcgggggagGTGCGCAAGACGAGGGCGGGCGCCATGAGGGGGCCTTCCCCTCCGCTGGTGCTGCGGCCCGAGGTCGCGCTTCCCTCGTCCCCGTTGCCCAGGCCTGAGCTCTGCACTCCCCTCCAGCGCTCCCAGTGCCTCACACGGCCGTGACAGACGCTGGCTGGCGtcagcccgccctccccgccgcctcGTCTGGGGGGGCTGGCGGAGCTGAGGAAGGATAAAGCAAGCTGGGTGTTTAGCAGGTCTCCATGTTCTCCAGCTTTCCAGTGCTCATCAGGGCGACTGTCCTCCAGTGAGCTTGTTAGCAGTGCTTAGGCTACCCTTGGGGTCATTGTTTATCCATTAGCGGCCCTTCCTTCCCGCCCCGTGGAGTGGGGGCTCCAGCAGCCACCTCAGCTCCCTCCATGTGCCCCTGCTGTGAGGGGACCTGGGAGCGTGCACGTAAGGTGCTCTTCCAGTGCCCCGGCCAGGGAAGGCCAGCGGGAAAGGGAACTAGGATCTGTGGAAGAGTAAAAGGTAGTCCCGATGCTCAGGAGGCGACAGGATGTATGCATCATTTTTCATAGTCCCTTTCAAGGACTGGAGTTTGTGAAACGAAACACCCCGCATGCAAATTCTGCAGTGCATCGCTGTTAGCAATTTCAGGTTTTTCAGTCATGAAAGCCGACAAGTAATTAAAGATAATATACTTATTTTGAATGTTAATAAGCTACTTTAAATATCTTATGCCCCCACTTCCCTGAAAAAGTCTGCCCTGGCTTTCATGTGCCAGTCACCTGTTTTGTCTTACACATGTTGAACATTagattggggaaaaaaaagtacctgACAAGCAATGATTTAATGAACTCTGTGCTTGGAAAGGAATGTATTTGAAAGCTATTGATCTGAGATGttcaatacaaaataaaatccttacTGTGTTTACAATGTCACAAACACTGAAGTTAGTCTATCAATATTCTTGGCAAAAATAAGTGTATCATCTTGAGTTATAAAATgggccagatttttttttttgcctcaaaaCTCAGTGTTGTACCTTTTTGTCCTACTGATAATTACAGTTTATAGAATTGGAAAGGAGCCTCTGCATTACAGTAAATAATGGTTATCTTTGGGTTCTTCTTAATGAAGCCAAGATTTGATTGTgacctatttaaaaataatcatgaaGCTTTTCTATATGATTTGCCATTTCAATAGCTGTTCTTC encodes the following:
- the HSP90B1 gene encoding endoplasmin — protein: MKSLWGLALACTLLLAVTVRADEVDVDGTVEDDLGKSREGSRTDDEVVQREEEAIQLDGLNASQIKEIREKSEKFAFQAEVNRMMKLIINSLYKNKEIFLRELISNASDALDKIRLISLTDENALAGNEELTVKIKCDKEKNMLHVTDTGIGMTKEELVKNLGTIAKSGTSEFLNKMTEMQDDSQSTSELIGQFGVGFYSAFLVADRVIVTSKHNNDTQHIWESDSNEFSVINDPRGNTLGRGTTITLVLKEEASDYLELDTVKNLVKKYSQFINFPIYVWSSKTETVEEPIEEEEEAKEKEETDDDEAAVEEEEEEKKPKTKKVEKTVWDWELMNDIKPIWQRPSKEVEEDEYKAFYKTFSKEHDDPMAYIHFTAEGEVTFKSILFVPNSAPRGLFDEYGSKKSDFIKLYVRRVFITDDFHDMMPKYLNFVKGVVDSDDLPLNVSRETLQQHKLLKVIRKKLVRKTLDMIKKIAEEKYNDTFWKEFGTNVKLGVIEDHSNRTRLAKLLRFQSSHHESNLTSLDQYVERMKEKQDKIYFMAGASRKEAESSPFVERLLKKGYEVIYLTEPVDEYCIQALPEFDGKRFQNVAKEGVKFEESEKSKESREALEKEFEPLLNWMKDKALKDKIEKAVLSQRLTQSPCALVASQYGWSGNMERIMKAQAYQTGKDISTNYYASQKKTFEINPRHPLIKDMLRRVKENEDDKTVSDLAVVLFETATLRSGYMLPDTKEYGDRIERMLRLSLNIDLDAKVEEEPEEPEDAAEEAEQDEEEVDADAEDSETQKESTDVKDEL